One genomic window of Gracilinanus agilis isolate LMUSP501 unplaced genomic scaffold, AgileGrace unplaced_scaffold58477, whole genome shotgun sequence includes the following:
- the LOC123256397 gene encoding olfactory receptor 1013-like translates to MEKFNHTVTEFILVGFTQDPVIQLVLFVLFLMVYSVTVVGNITLIVLICTDSRLHTPMYFFIGNLSFLDLWYSTVYTPKIMVTCVSEDKSISFAGCVAQFFFSGGLAYSECYLLAAMAYDRYMAISKPLLYAQVMTRGICVGLVAASYLGAFVICGIFTHETFTMPFCGDNVINDFFCDLPPLVKLACDVKARYHILLYFVLASNVLTPIVFILASYFFIIVAILRIRSTQGQLKAFSTCSSHLISVTLYFGSILYIYYRPSSSYSLQQDKIVSLFYTVVFPMLNPMIYSLRNKDVKEALKKLLKTS, encoded by the coding sequence CTGGTACTCTTTGTCCTTTTTCTCATGGTGTACTCTGTAACAGTGGTGGGAAACATCACTCTGATAGTGTTAATCTGCACTGACTCCCGACTGCACACACCCATGTATTTCTTTATTGGGAACCTGTCTTTTTTGGATCTCTGGTATTCCACTGTTTATACTCCCAAAATCATGGTGACTTGTGTGTCTGAGGACAAGAGCATCTCCTTTGCTGGGTGTGTGGCTCAATTTTTCTTCTCAGGTGGGCTGGCTTACAGTGAATGCTACCTGTTGGCTGCCATGGCATATGACCGCTACATGGCCATCTCCAAACCACTGCTCTATGCTCAAGTCATGACTAGAGGGATATGTGTGGGACTTGTAGCAGCTTCATATCTTGGAGCCTTTGTTATCTGTGGCATCTTTACACATGAAACATTCACCATGCCTTTCTGTGGGGATAATGTTATTAATGACTTCTTTTGTGACCTACCACCTCTGGTAAAGCTGGCATGTGATGTAAAGGCCAGATACcacattttgctttattttgtgtTAGCTTCCAATGTCCTTACACCCATCGTGTTCATTTTGGCCTCttattttttcatcattgttGCCATCTTGAGGATTCGCTCTACCCAGGGTCAACTCAAAGCCTTCTCTACCTGTTCTTCCCACTTAATTTCTGTCACATTGTACTTTGGGtccattctttatatttattatcgtCCCAGTTCTAGTTATTCCCTACAGCAGGATAAAattgtttccttattttatacTGTGGTCTTCCCCATGTTGAATCCCATGATCTACAGTCTGAGGAACAAGGATGTGAAAGAAGCTctgaaaaaacttttaaagacatca